A region of the Sardina pilchardus chromosome 3, fSarPil1.1, whole genome shotgun sequence genome:
CTGAGTAAGTAACTCCCCTCAGTTAATACATTCAGTCGTCTGCAGCATCAAACAAACATACTCCAAAAGACACAATACACTTCTGTGTATTCATGTTCTGGACAATGGCAGGTGATTTCCTGACTACTGGCAGTCTAGACACTTTTGGTTCATAAGTCTTTTGAAGTCCCTGATTCTTTTTTCCGTTCAGTCTCACAGGGGGGGTGATGCATGTCCCGCTCCCGTTGCTGAATCATTGAACATCTGCTGTTGGAAGTCCACTGATATTTAAGGCCACAGATCAATTTGTGCACCTGTGCACAGCCCTGTCTTTGCTTCTTCTTGTTCCCTTGGTTTGAAGTTCGTtgcgtttctctgtgtgtgtgagtgtttacatGAGCCTGGTGCCACCCCCAGGCAAGTACCGAGTCTCTAGATCATTGTTGCCTTAACGGGAAAGTGTCTGAATGAGTGGGTGTGTATTCAGCAGTCTTCTTCTGGCACGCGCACAAACATTTACTTGGAAATGCTGAGGTGTTTTTCCAACCAACTTCCAGTCTAATCCTGATACCATGGCAACCAACAACCACAGCGCGCTAAGTGAGGCATACACCGCAAGTTCCCTGGAACTCTCTGCTTCAGTGCCTCTCTGTCATTGGTCTGTTCTCCATTTTTGAGAAATTAGCGAGAACCGCGCTGTCATCACCGCCTGTTGACTCAGTCCAGGCCATAAACGTCTTATCATGTATGCTCACGCGTTTTGTTCAAGTGTCCATTAGATGGGCGCGTCATATTTCTTTAGGAAGTCCTGGAGTATGTGAGGTAGGCGCTGACGCTCGACGCACACGTCCTGGTGGCCGTTGACGGTCTTGCGGCACAAGTGCTGGAGCGAGGTGAGGCCGCAGGTCAGGGGCCTGTGCAGGGTCAGGGGGATCTTCCCTCCGTTGGAGGAGATGTAACAGGAGGGCGAGTCCCCTTCTGGCATGTAGTAGTGGATCATCTTCAGCACGCAGTCAAACTGGGGCACGGTCTGGTTGTGGGGGTCCGACTCCAGCCAAAAGCTGCTGGAGTCGCACTGCACGCGCAGGTTCTTGGTGCCCTGCTGCATCTTGACGGTGAGGGTGAAGAAGTGGCGCGCGTCGGAGCTGTCGCGCAGCAGGAAGGTGCCCACCGACTGGGCCTCCAGCAGCGACTGGGCCTCGCGCCCACTGATGGCCCCCCAGTAGAAGCCGCTCTGCTGCAGCTTGCTGAGGGCCTGCAGGATGAGCTGGTGCTGCCTCATGCCCGAGAACGTCTTGCACCTCAGGGGCGGCTGCCGGGAATTGCTGGTCATCTGTATGCTCTGTCTCACCATGGTGCTTTGAACCTGTGAACAGGGTGAAATGGAGAAGTTAGATCAACTGAGCAAgctgaacaaataaatagacTAAATATGTTAATAaccaagtaggctatataactaagtaggcctaggccatgATTAAACTAGACAAGCTAAAAGTATAGCCGATCATTAACAGTTATAGTGGGCTATtacatagtgtagtgtagacTAACTATAAGTATAGACTAACTGTAACCACAGCTAGTAGCCTAAACCATTTAACAAAAACTAAAGGTAGGCTGGCTTAACAGAGAAGAAAATCTATCATTCTCTC
Encoded here:
- the socs3a gene encoding suppressor of cytokine signaling 3a, which translates into the protein MVRQSIQMTSNSRQPPLRCKTFSGMRQHQLILQALSKLQQSGFYWGAISGREAQSLLEAQSVGTFLLRDSSDARHFFTLTVKMQQGTKNLRVQCDSSSFWLESDPHNQTVPQFDCVLKMIHYYMPEGDSPSCYISSNGGKIPLTLHRPLTCGLTSLQHLCRKTVNGHQDVCVERQRLPHILQDFLKKYDAPI